A segment of the Solanum lycopersicum chromosome 9, SLM_r2.1 genome:
CAACCATCTAATTAAGAATTGATGAAGTAGTAATACGAggatcaaaaatataatttatggaCTAATTTCCTAAAATTCTCTAAATAAAATCCAAATATTCTTGTATCATATCACGATAGAgactatataatattttttatagacaTTTGAAATGAATCAGAAACGGAGCTAAGTAAGGGTTTGTGGATTCGGATGAACTCAGTAGCTTTTCTGTTGACCCTATATTtgtaataacaaattaaataaatatatatatatgtatattaacttATGAACCCTTTATCAAAATTGAATGTTGAATCAATGATAAGTAAGAAATCGTGAAAATATTTTCCACACTAGGGTTGTGGGTTGGGAACCCCACTATAAAAAGGAAGTTCTAACTCCGTTTCAAAAGGAAACAATGtatttaacataatatcataaatcagtTAGTTGACTATCTAAAATTTCACTATATAGCGAAAATTTCAATTCTCTATCTCGTAATCCTCTTACCCACCATCCCTTCCCCCTACCccaaattttttaagaaaaaaaaaagggaaaaaatggcACAAAGAGATTGGACAAAGATCTTTTTTCTACCTTGGCACACATGACCGTTAGTGGAGAAAGGTATTTTTATCGTTTAAACAACATTTGAACCTTTTTGGTCCCTGATAGAATAACATGAAATAAAACTTGAAcctttttgaaaaatagaagGATAAATTAgactcttttttctttaatgtatcgtgaaataaattaaaatcgaTTATTATGATCTAGCAAGCTCAATCACAAAATTAGGTTATGATGTGAAAATTGAGCAAAATGAGTTAAAAGTACGTACAAATAAAGTAAGATAGTACATGTTCTTGGATCTTGATTTAAGGTTTAATATGTAACCAAATGggaaaattataaattacaaatgAAGTAAGACAATACATGTTCTTGGACCTTAATTTAAGGTTCTATTTTAGGCAATTAACTGTACATGTGAAGAGAAATAAATTCTTGCAGGATAGATAAGTATAGTTAACCAATTCCCATATCAAAGCTGTTTCATTGTCAGTATGGAGCCTTCGATTTGGGTATTTAGTTACAATATTTTGAGATCCATTGAAAAATGACATGGTTAGTAGTGCAAATAATGGATCGCGTCGATTCATAATAAatgatgtaatttttaaaatgtatttgatttaaaataaatgataatcaagaaaatattaattagatttattttatataaacaagaaacaattaaaaaaactacTAGTACTACTTTATTCTTCAAGACATTTTGATTAAGTTAATAAAAACACCTTTTTACTTTATAGTATAGTGAGTAGTTTTATGAAACAGAAGGAgtaatagtttaattttgaatatcatAGACTATCATTTATCTatctttaattttctagttgaaaaagtaaaaataataaaaaccttttcttcttaaaacattaaatattttgatcaaatttaattattaacacAATTAGCTAGCATTTGAGTCTAAATAAAGTCTCAATCGACAAGTTCAACCAAATCAATATTTTATGGGGTATAAAgtcaaaaaatatcaacaaattacTATGTAAAACACAATAAGCACGATAATTTAAGTAGAGAGGTTTGAAAAGATGGACAATCATTCCGTGAAGATCTAATGAGAGATTGAATTTAAACATATCAAAAATCGATCTaaataatatatctaaattttcttcgaccttttttttcattactaataaaatttcctcattattttgttaaaaatgaaatcaaataattttgaatcataataaatcaaaattcttgTGAAAATTCATGTCTaacatcaattttctttttttttcactcGATATTTAATATCGGACTAAATTCGAATAATAAACCAGCTGCCGTGATGTTCATTTTCTAGGTATTTCATCGCGTTTTGGCTGTATTCAGCATAAGGTAgcaccaataataataaaaaataaaggccATAATTGTCAATCTAATGAGACTATTGTCATGTGTGAgctatgaataaataaataaacaaactcACCGACATCACTAGTCTTGATCTCTTTATACTATAGTAAAGCCACTCAAGCAGCAAGTAAAGAAGATTTACGGTATCTAGAGGTGTATTcggaatttttaaaaaaaataagtgtattattataaaaaattatatatatatattagttttaaaaagtttaatatgCACATTTggtttaattatataaaaattttgcaatgatattttttaaggaatttcaaatataacatatttgaaaattttgaaaaattaaagcaaaaaaaattgattggaaCACCAAAAATATAAACGATAACCACTAGGAGGAGTgttgctaaaaaaaaaaaaaagataatatttaactttataattttacttAGATAAGTGCAGttaatcattattatatttttatatgatactTTAAACACGAGTTCACACCTAAAGAAGGTTATATATATTTGCGTGAATCCATAAAAGCCTCTTTAAATGTCTTTAtagattttatcaaatttagacGCTTTTGCTTAGATagtactatatttttattacaaatatattaaGTTTATGTGTAAATGTTAAATTTAGGAAGCAATTACTATGATTGAGTTCATTTTTCTACTCCTCTAAATGTCCTTGACGATTTAGAAACATTTGGCGTAAAAAAGAACTAAAACAGTACAgctccaattttttttagagttagGACCAGTGTCTCTTTTTCTTTCCCCAAAAGAGTTTAGGACCAGTTTATATGCTAACCAATGAGTGAAattcttgttcttattttttttttttgattttttgacgTATCTCGCAAAATGTCAATTAAATTCAAACCACGCATTGCAAGACTTATTTGAGGATATCGCTCTTATGCACAAGGTTTTTctcatatttaaaatcaaacttaaaatttaaataagaatacATCAGTCTCATCTACATTGGTCAACTTACCTCTAGTATTTACTTTTTCTTCAAACTTTCAATCTAATGATTGATGGCGGAGGCATTTGATCAAGAGGCGAAATTAGGTAAGGATTAATGAATtcgataaattaaataattttttttttaaattatatatttatattaataattaattaaatatatttataataatatatgaattcctaataaattagttaattgtttaaagaaaatttaaaaccccAAATTTTTAACGTTAgctttcataaatatatttataataatttatgaatcTCCACTAGTCTTATACATTTTGAATCTTCCCTTTTTTGTAGAAATGTAttagaaaaattactttttttttaatatttagaattgaaaatttaaaattataatattctcATTTATCTTTAATGACAgtctctttaaaaataaaatcacatatttaagatgatacaattcaaaatatttatattaaaataaaatcacatatttaagatgatacaattcaaaatatttatattaaaataaaatcacatatttaagatgatacaattcaaaatatttatatttgatatgtTGTACTATTTTATCTTTAGTTTTAAGTCATaagattaaaaattattttttaaacgtACGCAATTTTAAATTAAGACAAAGGAGTTTATCTGGGACGGTGTTACTTGAATACCAAACATGTCAACATTTTTAGTTCTAAACCATAAGCGACATGTACCAAAATAACCAAATTTTAAATAGCGACATTGAAAATTTGTGGCACTATACACGATGTGTTTAGATTCAAaggttattatattttcttagagataatatattttaacttatataaGATTTTACTAAGATAATTTGAAAcatctcaaaaattattttagtatgAAATATAGGAAATacatttttctcttatttatacAGAGCAGTTGTGTCTCTGTTTCCTTCTAATTTTGCTCTGCAACTCTCTGTTTCCACAATGTACAGTCTCCAATGGAAAACTCCATTGCTGCTTTCTCTTTTAGCTATCTTCATTATCGTCTCGCTCACATTCTTCACTTCTCTCTCAAAAAACTCTTCAGAAATAGTACACATTCATGTTCACAAAAACATTCAAATCGCGCATTCTCATTGTGAAGACGCACTTTACAAACAGCTCTGCGTCTCTACTCTCGCTTCAATTCCAGATCTCCCTCAAAAATCCATTTCTCAAATAATATCTTCCACTATCAATGTCACAGTTGTGGAAGTTAAAGCTTCTGCGAAAAACTGTACTGATATTCGCGAGGATTTGCCTAAACTTGAGCCATACGAAAAACGTGCTCTCGAAGATTGTATTCAGCTCTTGGATGATACTATAATTGAACTTAAAAGTAGTCTGGTTGCTCTTCATCCTAATAGATCTCTTTCGCAGAACTATAACGATTTGCAAACTCTTCTTAGTGCTGCAATGACGAATCAAGCAACGTGCCTCGACGGACTTGGTCGTAGTACGAAGAATTTGAGACGATTTGTTCAGCGTCGCCTGCATACAATTTCTCACCATGTGAGTAATTGTTTGGCAATGctgaagaaattgaagaaatCATCGTCGTCGTTGAAGACGAGGAAATCTCTGGAGATTTATCCGGAATATGGCGTTGTACATGACGGTTTCCCCAATTGGATTAAGAGGAGAGACAGAGCACTTTTACAAACTCCGATTAATCAGACGAAGATCGATTTGATTGTTGCTAAGGACGGTACTGGTAATTTTAGTACAATTAACGATGCATTGAGTGCAGCTCCAAATTCCAGTAGAACGAGATTTGTGATTTACATTAAGGCGGGAGCGTATTTTGAATATGTTGAAGTAGTGAAAAAGAAGAGCATGATAATGTTCCTCGGAGATGGAATCGGAAAAACGTTGATAAAGGGTAATCGTAGCGTCGTCGATGGATGGACTACTTTCCGATCTGCTACTGTCGGTAAGTTTTTAAGTTTCTCTATTAAATTCTATATTGCTCAGACTCGttacaataatattatattcgCGTCATTTTCGACAAGTTCTAAGTATCTTCGTTCTTTAATTCTTGTTTGCTTTGGTTTATTGCTTTTTCAGGTGATTTGATTAGATAAAAGACTGTTACagttaatatttttaacaaatatttcataactttAATCAGTATTTCTTCTAGAAGTATAATATATCCTctttatcaatttatatatacctTAACTTTCCTAAAGTgctaaacaaaattataaattgtcaattttttttttaagaagtgTAATAAATTAACTTCAACTTTTATCTTTACTATTTACACTATTTTTAACATttaacactttgtttggatcattattacctattatttcataatgtatattatattgtattctATTATATGGTAGATACAATATTTGACTAAACTATATATTTGTTGTcgtttgataatattttaattgtttggtttgatcgtATCATactgtattataatttataaatttactaaaatatcctaaTTATTTTAGGGTAGGagatttgactagatttaaataattaagataaatggtaaaaattattttgaaatattatataaatatataattggaaaaagaaataagtaaCAATGgaaacacaccaaattggttgttctATAAAATAGAGattttcattgttacgtaacaatcaaatttaaaaatacaatacaatacaatacattttaagtaacaaccaaaataaatatcgTAGATATAGtaacaatataatacaatataatgaaTAACAATAATCGAAACATAATGTAAGTGTGAGTTGATTTAATttgaatcttttaaaattttgacataAAAAAGTGTAATATCggaaataactttaaaaaatagtgaactctcattttgacttaaaagtcattacCAAGATCGTGGTAGAGTAGTAAATATTACTTTAATTGTAGATTTCTGGTTCAAATCATTTatgtataaaagaaaattttttttgataaaaatttaaatttagttatttaaatattaaaatcaaatgaaaataagtCCTCGTGAGTAGATGTACTCGAGATCTTGATGTTGACGCGTTCCCTGTAGTATCACGTGTTCtacataaatatatacttaCTAAATCTATTGCATCAAATCTCATTTTTGTATGTATTGgacaaaaaaatctattttttatatagcTTCTCATAGTTGTACTTGTGTCAAACTtaggctcagcttaaaagctggtcaaattgatttaaaagttgatttttgacttatttatctGTTTGGtaatacttaaaataatttattttaagttaaaaaaaatttattttaagccaaaagttaaaagctggggtaggatgctttttttttctgcttataagctgttttaagttgaccacatttttacctttttgcccttaatatttttatataatctccaaattactcacataaccctaacatctctttcttttattttttccttttcacgtgtggatgatagacaattactattaataatgaatgaaaataaa
Coding sequences within it:
- the LOC101266668 gene encoding pectinesterase-like; this translates as MYSLQWKTPLLLSLLAIFIIVSLTFFTSLSKNSSEIVHIHVHKNIQIAHSHCEDALYKQLCVSTLASIPDLPQKSISQIISSTINVTVVEVKASAKNCTDIREDLPKLEPYEKRALEDCIQLLDDTIIELKSSLVALHPNRSLSQNYNDLQTLLSAAMTNQATCLDGLGRSTKNLRRFVQRRLHTISHHVSNCLAMLKKLKKSSSSLKTRKSLEIYPEYGVVHDGFPNWIKRRDRALLQTPINQTKIDLIVAKDGTGNFSTINDALSAAPNSSRTRFVIYIKAGAYFEYVEVVKKKSMIMFLGDGIGKTLIKGNRSVVDGWTTFRSATVAVVGNGFLAKGITFENYAGPSKHQAVAVRSGSDLSAFYQCSFVAYQDTLYVHSLRQFYRDCDVYGTVDFIFGNAAVVLQNCNLYARKPNDNQKNIFTAQGREDPNQNTGISILSGKIASAADLIPVESTFKNYLGRPWKEYSRTVFMLTHIGSLIDPAGFLEWNGSFALSTLYYGEYMNRGPGSNTSARVTWPGYRVINTSAEASLFTVGNFIEGKEWLPDTGFPFYVNLTAS